A single genomic interval of Zobellia nedashkovskayae harbors:
- a CDS encoding TonB-dependent receptor gives MRKTILKTLLTASLAIGTVQVQASENNITMEVEENVALSDFLTDISKKHKVYFTYNASLISGENLDPEEYRYSKLNKIISKLESKTSFDFEYLGNNYYVVYHKKAEKVKLNKLSLNTLSYSTVKDLSILQQSITGNIKDQDGNPLAGVNVVEKGTTNGTTSDFDGNYTIDAAADATLVFSYIGFPTKEKKVDGKSVVNVSLSEGVQLEEFIVVGSRTAPRSNTDTPLPVDVVGVKELTSTGQATFDKALQYRIPSFNTVQTPVNDATSLLDPYEIRNMGPSRTLILINGKRKNLSALLYTQTSPGRGETGADISAIPTDAIKRVEILRDGASAQYGSDAIAGVMNIILKDTPNEGSATIRTGITSEGDGEMFGVAANNGSTIGDDKGFINYTIDLSKVNQANRPGTVNAAGEAADFGADIADVQEFLSRRPDAGNINGSPETAAAKFSVNLGYDLSENTSLYGNAAYVYKAVNSFANYRTPYWRTVDDYPYLADFFPGNNPNTAGGYDGYVPTFEGLLSDYNATIGFKSTINDWNIDASFTTGGNLQTYKVNDTHNRNIVYSPSVFIDANGNGSVDDGEITEGSELYRENSQQSFDPGGTKFSHNVGNIDISRLLSDKISIGFGAEFRTETFEIIEGELASYDGGGADSFAGASPQNSGKFNRYNIGGYLSLDYDVTDAFLLSGTIRTENYSDFGNAFVYKFSTRYKVADAFTLRGSISSGFRAPTLHQIYTQKAQYSFVPGQGIQVGGLINNVSTQAKLLGIPQLDAETSTNFTIGFGGKLGNKFSYTFDYYNIAVEDRIVLGNEIGGSGDPTNPLDILLASNNLSDVSFFSNAIDTKTSGVDVVLAYKGIALGAGSLDLNLSGNYTIQNELDGPVKDIDLVANSGQSVVNGTQEALFFTSRPETKWIFGINYDINKFGFSLNNTYFGKTKFQQQGLDENLFTEFTPNVVTDLGINFNATEKFTIALNVNNIFDVLPEWSFQSKNAAGNAILADPAQVQNQSNLITFNQRYSQMTYDGYHFSQLGTMFNLSLNYKF, from the coding sequence ATGAGAAAAACTATTTTGAAAACACTGTTAACTGCAAGTCTAGCGATAGGAACTGTGCAGGTTCAGGCATCAGAAAACAACATTACCATGGAGGTGGAAGAGAATGTTGCTCTGTCCGATTTTCTTACCGATATAAGCAAAAAGCATAAAGTCTACTTTACTTATAATGCCAGTCTTATATCCGGAGAAAACTTAGATCCTGAAGAATATAGATATAGTAAACTAAATAAAATCATAAGCAAACTTGAAAGTAAAACAAGTTTCGATTTTGAGTATTTAGGAAACAACTATTATGTGGTTTACCACAAGAAAGCAGAGAAAGTTAAACTTAACAAACTTTCTCTTAACACTTTAAGTTACAGTACGGTAAAAGATTTATCCATATTACAACAATCAATAACCGGTAATATTAAAGATCAAGATGGTAATCCATTAGCAGGTGTTAACGTTGTTGAAAAAGGCACGACTAATGGAACTACATCTGATTTTGATGGTAACTATACTATTGATGCCGCAGCAGATGCGACTTTGGTATTTAGTTATATCGGTTTTCCTACCAAGGAAAAAAAGGTAGACGGCAAATCTGTTGTTAATGTATCACTTAGTGAAGGTGTACAATTAGAAGAGTTTATTGTTGTTGGTTCAAGAACTGCACCAAGAAGTAATACAGATACGCCTTTACCAGTGGATGTTGTTGGCGTAAAGGAATTGACTTCTACCGGTCAAGCAACTTTTGATAAAGCTTTGCAATACAGAATTCCATCATTTAACACCGTTCAAACACCGGTAAACGATGCAACTTCTTTACTAGATCCTTATGAAATTCGTAACATGGGGCCAAGTAGAACTTTGATTCTTATTAACGGTAAACGTAAAAACTTAAGCGCCTTGCTTTATACACAAACCTCTCCAGGACGTGGCGAAACAGGCGCTGATATTTCTGCAATACCTACAGATGCAATCAAAAGAGTAGAGATTCTAAGAGATGGTGCTTCTGCTCAATACGGTTCTGATGCCATTGCAGGTGTAATGAATATTATCTTAAAAGACACCCCTAATGAAGGTTCTGCTACAATTCGTACGGGCATTACTTCAGAAGGTGACGGAGAGATGTTTGGTGTTGCTGCTAACAATGGGTCTACTATTGGAGACGATAAAGGTTTTATAAATTATACCATTGATTTATCAAAAGTAAACCAAGCGAACAGACCAGGTACGGTAAATGCAGCTGGTGAGGCGGCTGATTTTGGCGCTGATATTGCAGATGTACAGGAGTTCTTATCTAGAAGACCTGATGCCGGAAATATAAATGGTTCACCAGAAACTGCTGCAGCTAAATTCTCAGTAAACTTAGGTTATGACTTAAGTGAAAACACTTCATTATATGGTAATGCAGCTTATGTCTACAAAGCCGTAAATAGTTTTGCTAATTATAGGACACCGTATTGGAGGACTGTAGATGATTACCCTTATTTGGCTGATTTTTTCCCTGGAAACAATCCAAACACAGCTGGAGGTTATGATGGTTATGTTCCTACTTTTGAAGGTTTATTAAGTGATTACAATGCTACAATAGGTTTCAAATCAACTATTAATGATTGGAATATTGATGCAAGTTTTACAACCGGTGGTAACTTACAAACCTATAAAGTAAATGACACTCATAATAGAAACATCGTATATTCTCCATCAGTATTTATAGATGCTAATGGTAATGGCTCGGTTGATGACGGTGAAATAACAGAAGGTTCTGAACTATACAGAGAAAATAGTCAACAATCTTTTGATCCAGGAGGAACTAAATTTTCTCATAATGTAGGTAACATTGATATTTCAAGGTTGCTTTCTGATAAAATTAGTATTGGTTTTGGTGCTGAGTTTAGAACAGAAACTTTTGAAATCATAGAAGGAGAATTAGCTTCTTACGATGGTGGTGGTGCAGATTCTTTTGCTGGAGCCTCTCCTCAAAACTCAGGAAAATTCAATCGCTACAATATTGGTGGCTACTTGAGTTTAGATTACGATGTAACCGATGCCTTCTTGCTAAGTGGTACTATTAGAACAGAAAACTATTCTGATTTTGGTAATGCTTTTGTTTACAAGTTCAGTACCCGTTACAAAGTAGCTGATGCGTTTACTTTAAGAGGTTCAATTTCTTCAGGTTTTAGAGCTCCTACCTTACACCAAATTTATACCCAAAAAGCGCAGTATAGTTTTGTGCCAGGACAAGGTATTCAAGTAGGTGGTTTAATTAACAACGTATCTACACAAGCTAAACTTCTAGGTATACCGCAATTAGATGCTGAAACGTCTACCAACTTCACCATTGGTTTTGGTGGTAAATTAGGTAATAAATTCAGCTATACTTTTGATTACTACAATATTGCTGTAGAAGATAGAATTGTGTTAGGAAATGAAATTGGAGGTAGTGGTGATCCTACTAACCCATTAGATATTCTTTTAGCAAGCAATAACTTAAGTGATGTTAGCTTTTTCTCTAACGCTATTGATACAAAAACTTCTGGTGTAGATGTTGTTCTTGCCTACAAAGGTATTGCGCTTGGAGCAGGTAGTCTAGATTTAAATTTATCTGGAAACTATACGATTCAAAACGAACTTGATGGCCCTGTTAAGGATATTGATTTAGTAGCCAATTCAGGTCAGTCTGTTGTAAACGGTACTCAAGAGGCTTTGTTCTTTACTTCGCGTCCGGAAACAAAGTGGATTTTTGGAATTAACTACGATATCAACAAATTCGGTTTCTCTTTGAATAATACGTATTTCGGAAAGACTAAATTCCAACAACAAGGTTTAGATGAGAATTTATTTACTGAGTTTACACCAAACGTTGTAACTGACTTGGGAATCAATTTTAATGCGACTGAAAAATTTACGATTGCATTAAATGTCAACAACATATTTGATGTGTTGCCTGAGTGGAGTTTTCAATCTAAAAACGCTGCAGGTAATGCTATTCTTGCTGACCCAGCACAGGTTCAAAACCAGTCTAATCTAATTACTTTCAACCAAAGATATTCTCAAATGACTTATGATGGTTACCATTTTAGTCAATTAGGAACGATGTTTAACTTATCGTTAAACTATAAGTTCTAA
- a CDS encoding 4Fe-4S dicluster domain-containing protein, with protein sequence MAIVITDECINCGACEPECPNTAIYEGADEWRYNDGTSLEGDVVLPNGKSVNADEVQEPISDEIYYISPDKCTECMGFHEEPQCAAVCPVDCCVPDEDHVESEETLLAKQKFMHPDG encoded by the coding sequence ATGGCAATAGTTATAACGGATGAATGTATTAATTGCGGAGCTTGTGAGCCGGAATGTCCGAACACTGCAATTTACGAAGGAGCCGATGAATGGCGTTACAATGATGGCACCTCTTTAGAAGGTGATGTTGTACTTCCAAATGGAAAATCGGTGAATGCGGACGAGGTACAAGAACCTATCAGTGATGAAATATATTATATTTCACCAGATAAGTGTACGGAATGTATGGGCTTTCATGAAGAACCACAGTGTGCGGCGGTATGCCCAGTAGACTGTTGTGTTCCAGATGAGGATCATGTAGAGTCCGAAGAAACCTTATTGGCTAAGCAAAAATTCATGCATCCTGACGGTTAG
- a CDS encoding acyl-CoA reductase yields MNDHHKTFIAFVKLGHFLREFVTLETPNDEWSIKLDEAIILSKHKNGWFTRENVTHAIKSWGELLTEEQLSAWLEPYNLSQNKPKIVALIMAGNIPLVGFHDLLCVLITGNKVFAKLSSNDNALILFIKDYLSSIEPTFEDTIEIAEGKMEGFDAVIATGSNNTSRYFEHYFSKVPNIIRKNRNSISVLTGNESKEQLNALGEDIFRYYGLGCRSVSKVFVPKSYDFDSLFKAVYSYHPIVDHVKYANNYDYNKAVYLMSEFKILDNGFLILKEDKSYSSPIASLFYERYESLDDLKERLTADANELQCIVGENIFEGEIAFGQTQQPSLTDYADNVDTVDFLLRT; encoded by the coding sequence ATGAACGACCATCACAAAACTTTTATTGCATTTGTTAAACTCGGCCACTTTCTTAGAGAGTTTGTTACATTGGAAACACCAAATGACGAATGGTCTATTAAATTAGACGAAGCTATCATTCTTTCCAAACACAAAAATGGTTGGTTTACTCGAGAAAATGTCACCCATGCCATAAAAAGTTGGGGAGAATTACTAACGGAAGAACAACTTTCTGCTTGGTTGGAGCCCTATAATTTGAGTCAGAATAAACCAAAAATCGTGGCATTGATCATGGCAGGAAATATTCCGCTCGTTGGTTTTCATGATTTATTATGTGTACTTATTACCGGTAATAAGGTGTTTGCGAAACTATCCTCTAATGACAATGCACTCATCTTATTCATAAAGGATTACCTCTCTTCTATTGAACCTACTTTTGAAGATACTATTGAAATTGCAGAGGGTAAAATGGAAGGTTTTGATGCCGTTATAGCTACAGGGAGTAATAACACTTCTCGTTATTTTGAACACTACTTTAGCAAAGTACCCAACATCATCAGAAAAAATAGAAACTCTATTTCAGTATTGACCGGAAACGAGTCAAAAGAACAATTAAATGCTCTAGGTGAGGATATCTTTAGATATTATGGACTAGGATGCCGTAGCGTTAGCAAAGTTTTTGTCCCCAAATCATATGATTTTGACAGCCTTTTTAAAGCAGTTTACTCCTATCATCCTATTGTAGACCATGTAAAATACGCTAATAATTACGATTATAACAAAGCGGTTTACCTCATGTCAGAATTTAAAATACTAGATAATGGCTTCTTGATTCTCAAAGAAGACAAAAGCTATTCCTCCCCTATCGCTTCCTTGTTTTATGAGCGCTATGAGAGTTTAGATGATTTAAAAGAACGCCTTACTGCAGATGCCAATGAGCTACAATGTATTGTTGGTGAAAACATTTTTGAGGGAGAAATAGCCTTCGGACAGACCCAACAACCTTCGCTTACGGACTATGCAGATAATGTAGACACTGTTGACTTCCTGTTAAGAACCTAA
- the serC gene encoding 3-phosphoserine/phosphohydroxythreonine transaminase, producing MKKHNFSAGPSILPQEVLLKSSEAIMDFNGSGLSLIEISHRSKDFVEVIENARSLALELLGLEGKGYTALFLQGGASMQFLMAAYNLLEKKAGYLNTGTWSEKAINEAKLFGDIVEVGSSKDENFNYIPKGYSVPEDLDYLHVTSNNTIFGTQMKKFPMTNVPLICDMSSDIFSRQMDFSQFDLIYAGAQKNMGPAGTTLVVVKEDILGKVSRKIPSMLDYQVHISKDSMFNTPPVFAVYTSMLTLEWLKNLGGIAAIEEINEKKARLIYSEIDLNPVFKGFAKTEDRSIMNATFNLANDKLKETFDAQCKEAGINGINGHRSVGGYRASMYNALSLESVGVLVDIMSEMERKG from the coding sequence ATGAAAAAACATAATTTTAGTGCCGGACCTAGCATACTGCCACAGGAAGTTTTATTAAAATCTTCTGAAGCCATAATGGACTTTAACGGTTCTGGACTTTCCCTTATAGAGATTTCTCATAGAAGCAAAGACTTTGTAGAAGTCATTGAAAATGCTCGTAGCCTTGCTCTTGAGCTTTTAGGTCTTGAAGGAAAAGGCTATACGGCACTCTTTCTTCAAGGCGGCGCCAGTATGCAATTTTTAATGGCGGCCTATAACCTTTTAGAAAAAAAAGCGGGATACCTTAATACAGGTACTTGGAGCGAAAAAGCAATTAATGAAGCTAAATTGTTTGGTGATATTGTTGAAGTAGGCTCTTCTAAAGACGAAAATTTCAATTACATACCAAAAGGATATTCAGTCCCTGAAGACCTTGATTATCTTCACGTTACCTCTAACAATACGATTTTTGGTACGCAGATGAAAAAATTTCCAATGACTAATGTGCCGTTGATATGTGATATGAGTTCTGATATCTTCTCCCGTCAAATGGATTTTTCTCAATTTGATTTGATTTATGCTGGGGCGCAGAAAAATATGGGGCCCGCAGGAACAACCCTCGTAGTCGTAAAAGAGGATATATTAGGAAAAGTATCTAGAAAGATTCCTAGTATGTTAGATTACCAAGTACATATTTCAAAAGACAGTATGTTCAATACACCTCCTGTTTTTGCTGTGTATACTTCTATGCTAACCTTAGAATGGTTAAAAAATCTTGGTGGCATTGCTGCTATTGAAGAAATTAACGAGAAGAAAGCTCGATTAATTTATTCTGAAATTGATTTGAACCCTGTTTTTAAAGGATTTGCTAAAACAGAGGATAGATCAATCATGAATGCTACTTTCAATTTGGCCAATGACAAATTAAAAGAAACCTTTGATGCCCAATGTAAAGAAGCTGGTATTAATGGTATTAACGGTCACCGTTCCGTTGGTGGATACCGCGCTTCTATGTACAACGCCCTATCATTAGAAAGTGTTGGCGTCTTGGTAGATATCATGAGCGAAATGGAAAGAAAAGGGTAA
- a CDS encoding D-2-hydroxyacid dehydrogenase has translation MKILANDGIAQSGIKALENAGFEVLTTTVAQEQLQNFINENEITGLLVRGATQVRKDLIDNCPSLRLVGRGGVGMDNIDVEYAEKKGLFVINTPEASSSSVAELVFAHLFGGVRYLHDANRNMPLEGDSNFKKLKKSYGSGTELRGKTLGIIGFGRIGQATAKIALGIGMKVIYHDPYLENTSLEVSFFDGQSVTFNFESQAKEELVSTSDFITLHVPAQKNYILGKEEFELMKPGVGIINAARGGVLDEVALVDALENGNVIFAGLDVYESEPKPEIRILMHPNISLTPHIGAATAEAQNRIGMELAEQIITLLK, from the coding sequence ATGAAGATACTTGCAAATGATGGAATTGCCCAATCGGGTATTAAAGCGCTAGAAAACGCAGGTTTTGAAGTGCTAACTACTACAGTAGCCCAAGAGCAATTACAAAATTTCATAAATGAAAACGAAATAACCGGATTATTGGTACGAGGTGCCACACAAGTAAGAAAAGATCTTATTGACAATTGCCCTAGCCTTAGACTTGTTGGGAGAGGTGGTGTTGGCATGGATAATATTGATGTGGAATACGCCGAGAAAAAAGGTTTATTTGTCATTAATACTCCTGAAGCATCTTCGTCATCGGTGGCAGAGCTTGTTTTTGCCCACCTTTTTGGAGGCGTTCGCTATTTGCACGATGCTAACAGAAACATGCCACTTGAAGGCGATAGTAACTTCAAAAAGTTGAAAAAGTCATACGGATCAGGAACGGAGCTTCGCGGAAAAACTTTGGGGATTATCGGTTTTGGGAGAATAGGACAAGCTACGGCTAAAATAGCTTTGGGTATTGGTATGAAAGTTATTTATCATGATCCTTACTTAGAAAATACTTCTCTTGAAGTTTCTTTTTTTGATGGGCAATCGGTAACATTCAATTTTGAATCACAAGCCAAAGAAGAATTGGTGTCCACTTCGGATTTTATCACCCTTCATGTTCCCGCTCAAAAGAACTATATTCTTGGGAAAGAAGAATTTGAATTGATGAAGCCTGGTGTTGGTATTATAAATGCTGCCAGAGGGGGTGTTTTAGATGAAGTTGCTCTTGTTGATGCTTTGGAGAATGGCAATGTTATTTTTGCCGGTCTTGATGTTTATGAATCTGAACCTAAACCAGAAATCAGAATACTTATGCATCCTAATATCTCATTAACACCACATATTGGTGCCGCTACTGCAGAAGCGCAAAACAGAATAGGAATGGAATTAGCAGAACAAATCATTACCCTTTTAAAATAG
- a CDS encoding DUF937 domain-containing protein, producing MSGLLDLLGSPMGKQLISGVASQTGNSTDQTGSVLSMALPILMGAMKKNAASPEGAQGLMSALSGKHDGGILDNLGGLFSGGVDQSVMDDGAGILGHVLGGKQATVENALSQKSGMDAGSVATILKVAAPILLGFLGKQSKEQNISDSNGIGNLLGSFMGGGDSGNQQQSLIESFLDSDGDGSILDDVASMALGGNKGGIGGLLGGLFGK from the coding sequence ATGTCAGGATTATTAGACCTATTAGGCAGCCCAATGGGCAAACAATTAATAAGTGGCGTAGCCAGCCAGACCGGTAATTCTACCGATCAAACAGGTAGCGTATTAAGTATGGCCTTGCCAATCTTAATGGGAGCCATGAAAAAGAATGCAGCTTCACCAGAAGGTGCACAAGGATTAATGAGTGCGCTTTCGGGAAAACATGACGGAGGCATATTAGACAACCTTGGTGGGCTTTTTAGCGGTGGCGTAGACCAATCTGTTATGGACGATGGTGCAGGTATATTAGGTCACGTTCTAGGTGGTAAGCAAGCAACTGTAGAAAATGCATTAAGTCAAAAATCCGGAATGGACGCAGGTTCTGTTGCTACCATATTAAAAGTGGCCGCTCCTATTCTTTTAGGATTTTTAGGTAAACAATCAAAAGAACAGAATATTAGCGATTCTAATGGAATTGGTAATCTCCTTGGCAGCTTTATGGGCGGTGGCGACTCTGGTAACCAACAACAGTCCCTAATTGAATCTTTTTTAGACTCTGATGGTGACGGTAGTATTCTTGATGACGTTGCCTCTATGGCCCTTGGTGGCAATAAAGGTGGCATTGGCGGCCTTTTAGGAGGTCTTTTTGGAAAGTAA
- a CDS encoding DUF6146 family protein, which yields MKKIYLVLGTLSFFTLLIASSCSSAKEVVAISDEEKVAFQQKERDTITIASDATEYEIIIIEPGFNFWLQSIAKPRNYYSQSYMENRNQIFVVNYNQKVMQPMRYDPNLYEQQINYEPNIDYGYEVNYKLYNYFIYFQRKYNQRLGPFVPRI from the coding sequence ATGAAAAAGATATATTTAGTTTTAGGAACACTTAGCTTTTTTACCTTGTTGATCGCTAGTAGTTGTTCTAGCGCAAAAGAAGTTGTTGCTATTTCTGATGAAGAAAAAGTCGCCTTTCAGCAAAAGGAAAGAGACACCATTACAATTGCTAGCGATGCCACAGAATATGAGATTATAATCATTGAACCAGGATTTAATTTTTGGTTACAGAGTATCGCAAAACCACGTAATTATTATTCACAGTCGTACATGGAAAATCGGAATCAGATTTTTGTTGTCAATTACAACCAAAAGGTAATGCAGCCTATGCGTTACGACCCTAATCTTTACGAGCAACAAATCAATTATGAACCTAACATAGATTATGGTTATGAAGTGAATTATAAGCTCTATAATTACTTTATTTATTTCCAACGAAAATACAATCAGCGCTTGGGGCCTTTTGTACCAAGAATTTGA
- a CDS encoding DUF6787 family protein → MKKLKQRWGIDSNLQLAVIFLVFAITGSTATKLAAPVTAFIGLDSETTNAWIYWTFRILLIFPIYQVLLVAFGWLFGQFQFFWNFEKKMINRLGLGFLLK, encoded by the coding sequence ATGAAAAAATTAAAACAACGCTGGGGAATAGACTCTAATCTTCAGTTAGCCGTCATTTTTTTAGTCTTTGCTATTACTGGCTCCACTGCCACTAAACTAGCTGCGCCCGTTACCGCATTTATCGGTCTTGATAGCGAAACAACTAATGCCTGGATATATTGGACTTTTCGCATTCTGCTCATATTCCCAATTTACCAAGTGCTTTTAGTGGCATTTGGATGGCTTTTTGGTCAGTTTCAGTTCTTCTGGAATTTTGAGAAGAAAATGATAAACAGACTCGGTCTGGGGTTTCTTCTTAAATAA
- a CDS encoding TonB-dependent receptor produces the protein MKRIINVLLFTMLGTFLQAQNSISGTITDKIDQATLFGAEVYFPQLEKGTVTDENGYYELKNLPTGSYKLIISHIGFLTSSQSIVITDGNTSFNAQLTPSAIEMEEIIVSTPFHKLQRENVMKVERADMKDLKAQGAVTLSEGITNVPGVESVSTGLGIGKPVIRGLSSNRVLVYAQGIRLENQQFGDEHGLGISDAGIESVEVIKGPASLLYGSDALGGVLYLNPEKFALPNKTEGDVNLTYFSNTEGINANAGFKTSGEKFKFMLRGSTASHTDYHTGDDVTVTNSRFQEQDIKTGVAYQGTSFKTELRYNYNYLKLGIPEEIGEQTNDRTPLSPYESIDNHILSSKTNIFFGKSSLETTLGYTFNTRKEFEEGEDEAALDMNLATFNYNLLYHLPKWGNWETIVGAQGMHQTNSNFGEEALIPDATTNDIGFLATSHLHFENNSDMQFGIRYDRRALDGEENGISGEEGYISPIDQSYNSFNAALGYKLELLKKLTGRINLASGFRAPNLAELTSNGVHEGTNRYEIGNADLSNEQNLQTDISIEYKNEHMEFYVNGFYNSVNDFIFIQSNGQTIEENEVFLYQQQDAKLYGGEIGLHIHPHPLDWLHIESSFETVTGKLKDDTYLPLIPANSLTNTLRTEFTKTNNRLESSYAFITLKSVFKQNNISGFELASDGYNLLNIGLGGTTLLFNHPIDIRLSGNNILNTDYISHLSRLKGDGISNIGRNINLGVSIPL, from the coding sequence ATGAAACGTATCATAAATGTGTTACTTTTTACAATGTTGGGCACTTTTTTACAGGCTCAAAATTCTATATCAGGAACAATTACAGATAAAATAGACCAAGCTACTTTATTTGGCGCAGAAGTTTATTTTCCTCAATTGGAAAAGGGCACCGTAACCGACGAAAATGGATATTATGAATTGAAAAATTTACCTACAGGGAGCTATAAATTAATAATATCCCATATTGGGTTCCTAACTTCATCACAGTCCATTGTGATTACCGATGGCAACACCTCTTTTAATGCTCAATTGACGCCTAGCGCCATAGAAATGGAAGAAATTATTGTTTCAACCCCATTCCACAAATTACAGCGTGAAAATGTTATGAAGGTCGAAAGAGCTGATATGAAAGATTTAAAAGCCCAAGGTGCAGTTACGTTGAGCGAAGGAATAACTAATGTTCCAGGGGTTGAAAGTGTCTCCACAGGGCTAGGAATAGGCAAACCGGTCATAAGAGGATTAAGCTCCAACCGGGTTTTGGTATATGCACAAGGTATTCGTCTTGAAAATCAGCAGTTTGGTGACGAGCACGGTCTTGGTATAAGCGATGCGGGTATTGAGAGTGTAGAAGTTATAAAAGGACCCGCTTCCCTACTTTACGGCTCCGATGCACTAGGTGGCGTATTATATCTGAATCCGGAAAAATTTGCTTTACCAAATAAAACCGAAGGCGATGTAAACCTTACTTATTTTTCAAATACCGAGGGAATAAATGCCAATGCCGGATTTAAAACCTCTGGAGAAAAATTCAAGTTTATGTTACGAGGAAGCACGGCAAGTCATACGGATTATCACACAGGAGATGATGTAACGGTTACCAACTCCAGGTTTCAAGAACAAGATATTAAAACAGGCGTAGCTTACCAAGGAACCAGCTTTAAAACGGAGCTTAGGTACAACTATAATTATTTGAAATTAGGTATTCCCGAAGAAATTGGTGAGCAAACGAATGACCGCACTCCCCTTTCTCCTTATGAATCTATAGATAATCATATATTAAGTTCAAAAACCAATATTTTCTTTGGCAAATCTAGTTTAGAGACTACTCTAGGCTATACTTTTAATACTAGAAAGGAATTTGAGGAAGGTGAAGATGAAGCTGCTTTAGACATGAATTTGGCCACCTTCAACTATAATCTTCTATATCACCTGCCAAAATGGGGGAATTGGGAAACTATAGTTGGAGCACAAGGTATGCACCAAACTAATTCAAATTTTGGCGAAGAGGCCCTTATTCCTGATGCGACCACCAATGATATAGGTTTTTTAGCTACTTCTCACCTCCATTTTGAGAACAATAGCGATATGCAATTTGGAATTCGCTATGACCGTCGTGCATTAGATGGAGAGGAAAATGGAATTTCTGGTGAAGAAGGTTATATATCACCTATTGACCAGAGCTACAACAGTTTTAATGCCGCATTGGGCTACAAACTTGAACTCTTAAAAAAGCTAACAGGCAGAATAAACCTAGCATCAGGTTTCAGAGCTCCTAATTTGGCCGAATTGACTTCTAATGGGGTTCACGAAGGTACTAACCGCTATGAAATTGGTAATGCCGATTTAAGCAACGAGCAGAACCTTCAGACTGATATCTCAATAGAATACAAGAACGAGCACATGGAGTTTTATGTGAACGGATTCTATAATTCCGTGAACGACTTTATTTTCATTCAGTCTAACGGACAGACTATTGAGGAAAATGAAGTTTTTCTATACCAACAACAAGATGCTAAATTATACGGTGGAGAAATAGGACTTCATATTCACCCGCACCCATTAGATTGGCTACATATTGAAAGTAGCTTTGAAACGGTTACCGGAAAACTAAAAGATGATACCTATTTGCCTTTAATCCCCGCGAATTCGCTTACCAATACTTTACGAACAGAATTTACAAAAACAAATAACCGGCTAGAAAGCAGCTATGCATTTATCACCTTAAAATCAGTGTTTAAACAGAATAATATAAGTGGATTTGAACTAGCTTCGGATGGATACAACCTACTAAATATAGGGCTTGGAGGAACAACTTTATTGTTTAATCATCCTATAGACATTCGTTTAAGCGGAAACAACATCCTTAATACGGATTATATTTCGCACTTATCTAGGTTAAAAGGCGATGGCATATCTAATATTGGTAGGAATATCAATTTAGGGGTGAGCATTCCTCTTTAA